The genome window CGTCGAGAACTGGAAATCGGAGGTGTACGGCAACGAGATCCGCGACCGCCTGTTCGAGTTCGCCGAGGAGGGGTTCGACTCCATCCCGGACGACGAGCGGGACGCGTGGTTCGAGCGGTTCAAGTGGTGGGGCCTGTACCACCAGCGGAACGGCCAGGAGGGGTACTTCATGATGCGGATCGGGATGCCGAACGGCGTGCTCGAACCGGGACAGCTCCGCGTCGTCGGCGAGATCGCCGATGAGTACGCCCGCGGCCCCGGGACGAACCCGGTGTTCGGCGACGCGTACGCCGACTTCACCACTCGACAGTCGATCCAGCTCCACTGGATCGAGCTGTCGGACGTCCCGGCGATCTTCGAGAAGCTGGAGGCGAACGGCCTCTCGACCCAGCAGGCCTGCGGAGACTCGTGGCGGAACATCGTCGGGAACCCCGTCGCGGGCAAGGACGGACAGGAGGTGATCGACGCGTGGCCGGTGATACGGGACCTCAACGAGACGTTCAAGGGGAACGACGACCACGCGAACCTCCCGCGGAAGTGGAAGGTGTCCGTGACCGGCTCGGCCGACGGCTCCGGACAGGGCGACATCAACGACCTCGCGTTCGAGCCCGCGTACAAGGCGGTAAGCGGAGACGTCGGCGAAGGTGAGGGCGAGGCCGACGGCGGCGAGAGCGAGGACGCGGTCGGCTTCAACGTCAGGGTCGGCGGCGGACTCGCGCGCAACGAGCCGCGGCTCGCCCGCGACATCGACGTCTGGGTGCCGCCGGAGCGGGTGTCGGACGTGGCCGGCGGGCTCTCCGCGCTGTTCCGCGACTACGGCGACCGCGAGGACCGGTACAACGCGCGGGTGAAGTTCCTCGTCGACGAGTGGGGCGCGGAGGAGGTCCGCGAGACGCTCCAAGAGGAGTACGTCGACTTCGAGCTGGAGACCGCCGGCCGCGACGTCCGCGAGGAGTACACGTACAACGCGGGCGAGGGCAAGCGCAACGACCTGATCGGCGTCCACGACCAGAAGGACGGGTCGAACTTCGTCGGGCTGAACGTGCTCGTCGGGCGGATGGGCGCGGCCGACGTGCTCGAACTGGCCGACCTCGCCGAGGCGTACGGCTCCGGCGAGGTCAGGCTCTCGCAGCGGCAGAACGTCATCGTCACCGACGTGCCGGACGACGCGCTCGACGAGTTCCTCGACGAACCGCTGCTCGAACACTACTCGCCGGACCCCTCGCCGTTCATGCGCGGCTCGGTCGCGTGTACCGGCACGGAGTTCTGCTCGCTGTCGATCGTCGAGACGAAGAACCGGCAGGTCCGGTTCGCGCGCTGGCTGAAAGAAAACGTCGACCTCCCCGACGGCGTCGACGAGTTCCACATCCACCTCTCCGGGTGTACGGCCTCGTGCGCGCAGCCGCAGATCGCCGACGTGAGCCTGCGCGGGATGAAGACCCGCAAGGACGGCGACCCGGTCGAGGCGCTCGACGTCGGCCTCGGCGGCGGGCTCGGTGAGGACCCCGGGTTCGCTCGGTGGGTCACCCAGCGCGTGCCCGCCGACGAGGTGCCGGGCGCGATCGCGAACCTGATCGAGTCGTTCACCGCCGAGCGCGACGGGGACGAGTCGTTCCGGGCGTTCGTCGCCCGCCACGACGACGAGGAACTCGACGCCCTCGTGGAGCCGGAGGAGACCGACTACGAGGACCCGATGTTGCACAACACGAAGCGCACGTGGTACCCGTACGCCGAGGACGACGCGATGGAGGACGCGCCGCCGACGCCGGCGGACGACTGACGATGCCGGATCGCCTCATCCGCGTGAACGCCTACACGACGCTGGACCTCGTCGACGGGCGCACCCGCGGCCACGAGTTCGAGGCCGACGCCCCCGGCGTCGTGAACGTCACCGCGCCCCGCGAGGACCCCGAGCACGTCACGCTGGCGGTCGAACTCGACAACACGGCGATCGACGACCTCGCCGCCCACGCGGACGAGATCGACCTCTCGCCCGCGCAGGCGAGAACGCTCGCCGAGGCGCTGGAGTCGACGGCGGACCGCGTCGAAGCCGCGCGAAGCGGCGACGACGGGGATTTATAAACGAACTGGGCGGTGGCGCGTGCCGACGAGCGGCCGCAGGCCGCGAGTCGCGCGCGCGAGGGACGCGGTGAGCGCTCGAAGAGCGCGAACCGCGAGGCTGGGGAGGTGTGAGGTGCGGTGCGGTCGCGGTCGGGTGGGACTCAAAGGGGCAGTCGCGAGCAAGCCGTAGGCGATGCAAGCACCGGAAGGAGCGAGCAGCGCGAGCGACCGAGGAGCGCAGCGAGCGTACGGCTTGCTCGCGACTGGGGCTTTGGCGGTGTTCGCCGTCGATCCGTGGTCCGCTATTTATAAAAGAACGACTGGGGCTTTGGCGGTGTTTGCCGTTGATCCGTGATCCGCTATTTATAAACGAACGGCTGGGGCTTTGGCGGTGTTCACCGCAGATCCAGAGTCAACGATTTATAAGCGATCAGCTGAGGATCGGAAGCGGTCCGCCGCGCGAGTACCGGCTTCTCAGCGACCGCGTAGAAACCCGCGAGAAATGACCCTCACGCCACCGTCCATTTATAAACGATCGAGAGCGGATTCCACAGCAACCACTTATAAATTCAATCCGCGGATCGCGACGCTCCCCTCGTCGCCCTCGCTTTCCTCCACGCGCCCGATCACGCGACCATCGGTCTCGTCAGCCAGTGACTCGGCCGCGTCGGGGTCGAGCGCCGCGACGAAGCCGGTCCCCATGTTGAACGTGCGGTGCATCTCCTCGTCGGAGACGCTCCCCTCGGACTGTACGAACTCGAACACCGGCTGGGGGGCGAACGCGTCGTCGATCACGTAGCGGTGGCCGCCGAGGCGTTCGAGGTTCGTCCAGCCGCCGCCCGTCACGTGGGCCGCGCCGCGGACGCCGTGGGCGCGCATCGGGTCGAGCAGGTCGGCGTAGATCCGCGTCGGTTCGAGCAGCGCCTCGCCGACCGTCTCGTACCCCTCGAACGGGCACGGATCGGTGTACGCGTGGTCGCGCGTGACGGCCTCCCGCGCCAGCGTGAGTCCGTTCGAGTGGATCCCCGACGAGCGCCAGCCGACCAGGGCGTCGCCCGGTTCCGCCCGGCCGTCGAACACGCCGTCCTTCGCGGCGAGGCCGGCGCACGTGCCGGCGAGGTCGAGCCCGCGGACCACCTCGGGCATCACCGCCGTCTCGCCGCCGACGAGCTCCATGCCCGCCAGTTCGGCGCCGCGGGCGAGCCCCTCGCCGACCTGCTCGGCGAACCGCTCGTCCGGCTCGTCGACCGCGAGGTAGTCGACGAACGCGACGGGACGGACGCCGGCCGCGACGAGATCGTTGACGTTCATCGCGATACAGTCGATTCCGACCGTGGAGTAGTCGCCGAGCGCCTCCGCGACGAGCAGCTTCGTCCCGACGCCGTCGGTCGCGAGCGCGAGGTAGCGGTCGCCGATGTCGAGCAGGCCGGCGTACTCGCTCCCCGAGCCCTCCGCCTCGGTGTCCGCCCCGACCGCGCCGATAAGCGCCGCGGTCGCGGCCTCGCTCGCGTCGATGTCGACGCCCGCGTCCGCGTAAGTGAGTTCGTCGCCGTCGCCCTGTCCCCCGTCGTCGCCCGCCGATCCGCCGTCGCCGCCGCCGTTGCCCTCGGTCATGTGTGAGGGGGCACGCCCGCGGAGCAAAAGCGCACCGTTCCGGCGGGCGGGGAGCGGTCGCGGAACCAGACGGGGCGGCGATCGTGACGGGCCGGCGATCAGAACGGCCCGCCGAACCCGAGCCCGACGACGAAGACGAGCCCGAAGGCGAGCAGCACGGACGGGACGAAGACGGCCGCCCAGACCGGTTTGCTCCACCCCATCACCGTCTTCCCGTCGAGCGGGCCGTACGGGACGAGGTTGAACGCGGCGAGGAACGCGTTGATCGCGATGCCGCGCGCGCCGAGGATGATGACGATCTCGCTGCCGACGATTCCGCCGAGCGCGTACAGCGGGAAGAAGGCGACCATCAGCCCGAGGTTCACGGCGGGGCCGGCGAGCGCGATGTGGCCGTGTTCGCGGGGCGTCAGCCGCCCGCGATGGTGGACGGCGCCCGGCGCCGCGAAGATGAACCCGAGGAGGGAGCTCATCACGGCGAGGAACAGCATGCTGTTGTCCGCGCGGAACTCCGCGACCTGGTCGTAGTGGACCGCGACCACCTTGTGCGCGACCTCGTGGAGGAGGAAGGCGACCCCGGCGGTCGCGAGCGCGACGAACAGCGGCGGGACCACGCCCGCCGCGAGTATCCGTCCGATCCCGCCCGAGCCGCCGACGAAGAACAGCATGAACGCCACGCCGAGCGCGAGCCACGCGACGAGCAGGTCGCGGATCTCCTGTCCGCTGAAGTAGAGCCCCGCGATCCGCCGCCCGGAGACCGCGCTGTCGCCGCTCATGCGATCCCCCCCACGGCGCCGCGGACGAGGTCGGCGCCGTTGATCGCGCCCTCGACGAGCAGTCGCCCGACGTCCTCGACGCCGCCGACCTCGGCGCCGAACATCGCCGGGATGACGTACGCCGCGAAGAGGAAGCTGGCGACGATGCTCCCGACGTTCGTCATCGCGACGACGACGATGAGCCGGAACAGCGGCACGTCGAGCATCGCGGAGACCAGCTCCGCCGCGGAGCGCGTCTCGTCGGCGAGCAGGTCGTTCAAGGCGCCGATGTCGGCGACGTTGACGGTCAGGCTACGGAGCTCGACGTAGCCGGTGAACCAGCCGGGCGCGAGCAGCGGGTTGATCGAGGTCAGCCACGCGACGGCGCCCCCGACGGCGGCCGAGAGCCAGCGCGCGCCGGCGACCTTCGCGAACGCGAACGCGAAGATCCCGTTGATCAGGAACCACGCGCCGAATAAGCGGAGCAGGAACGCGTTGCCGGCCCCACCGAGCGCGAGCAGGAGGAAGAAGCCGACGAAGCCGACGGTGATCGCGTAGCCGACCGCCTTCTTCCACGGGAGCCCGCGTCCGGTCTCCTGCCCGACCAAGTCCTCCATCGGCGGGAGCGTCGAGGGACTCCTGAGGTACCCCTCGATCCCCGCCCGGTGGCCGGCGCCGACGACGGCGACCACGTCGTGCCCGGCCTCGCGGAGCGCGACGAGCCGGTGGGCGATGAACGCGTCGCGCTCGTCGATGAGCGCCTCCGCACCGCCCGGGGAGAACTGCCGGAACTCCTCCATCATCATCGTCACCACGTCGGTGTCGGTGAGGTCGGCCTCGTCGAGCTCCTCGATCCCGCCGGCCTCGGCGTCGACCTCGCCGCCGGCGAACGCCCCGACCGCGACCGCGAGGACGGCGCCGAAGACCAGGCCGAGGCCGATGCCGATCCCGAAGCCGCCGATCGCCGTCACGGGGAAGCCGCCGAGGTACGTCGAGACGACGCCGTTCGCGACGCCCGTGACCCCGGCGGCGACGCCGGCGGCCAGTCCGGTGCCCACAGCGGCGTAGAGCCGCTGGTCCGGCGAGAGCGCGAGCGTGCCCACTTGGTCGACGACGACGCCCACGGCGAGCGCGACGAGGACGCCCGCTGCGACGCTCGTCAGGATCGCCGTCG of Halorubrum trapanicum contains these proteins:
- a CDS encoding nitrite/sulfite reductase, with translation MPTDVENWKSEVYGNEIRDRLFEFAEEGFDSIPDDERDAWFERFKWWGLYHQRNGQEGYFMMRIGMPNGVLEPGQLRVVGEIADEYARGPGTNPVFGDAYADFTTRQSIQLHWIELSDVPAIFEKLEANGLSTQQACGDSWRNIVGNPVAGKDGQEVIDAWPVIRDLNETFKGNDDHANLPRKWKVSVTGSADGSGQGDINDLAFEPAYKAVSGDVGEGEGEADGGESEDAVGFNVRVGGGLARNEPRLARDIDVWVPPERVSDVAGGLSALFRDYGDREDRYNARVKFLVDEWGAEEVRETLQEEYVDFELETAGRDVREEYTYNAGEGKRNDLIGVHDQKDGSNFVGLNVLVGRMGAADVLELADLAEAYGSGEVRLSQRQNVIVTDVPDDALDEFLDEPLLEHYSPDPSPFMRGSVACTGTEFCSLSIVETKNRQVRFARWLKENVDLPDGVDEFHIHLSGCTASCAQPQIADVSLRGMKTRKDGDPVEALDVGLGGGLGEDPGFARWVTQRVPADEVPGAIANLIESFTAERDGDESFRAFVARHDDEELDALVEPEETDYEDPMLHNTKRTWYPYAEDDAMEDAPPTPADD
- a CDS encoding DUF6360 family protein, with the translated sequence MPDRLIRVNAYTTLDLVDGRTRGHEFEADAPGVVNVTAPREDPEHVTLAVELDNTAIDDLAAHADEIDLSPAQARTLAEALESTADRVEAARSGDDGDL
- the purM gene encoding phosphoribosylformylglycinamidine cyclo-ligase, with amino-acid sequence MTEGNGGGDGGSAGDDGGQGDGDELTYADAGVDIDASEAATAALIGAVGADTEAEGSGSEYAGLLDIGDRYLALATDGVGTKLLVAEALGDYSTVGIDCIAMNVNDLVAAGVRPVAFVDYLAVDEPDERFAEQVGEGLARGAELAGMELVGGETAVMPEVVRGLDLAGTCAGLAAKDGVFDGRAEPGDALVGWRSSGIHSNGLTLAREAVTRDHAYTDPCPFEGYETVGEALLEPTRIYADLLDPMRAHGVRGAAHVTGGGWTNLERLGGHRYVIDDAFAPQPVFEFVQSEGSVSDEEMHRTFNMGTGFVAALDPDAAESLADETDGRVIGRVEESEGDEGSVAIRGLNL
- a CDS encoding metalloprotease, with the protein product MSGDSAVSGRRIAGLYFSGQEIRDLLVAWLALGVAFMLFFVGGSGGIGRILAAGVVPPLFVALATAGVAFLLHEVAHKVVAVHYDQVAEFRADNSMLFLAVMSSLLGFIFAAPGAVHHRGRLTPREHGHIALAGPAVNLGLMVAFFPLYALGGIVGSEIVIILGARGIAINAFLAAFNLVPYGPLDGKTVMGWSKPVWAAVFVPSVLLAFGLVFVVGLGFGGPF
- a CDS encoding TraB/GumN family protein gives rise to the protein MTEPSRGSEEAPPSTDRSPRADGGDLDSAPRGDAAGEGRVTVVGTAHVSEQSVDEVEEAIERERPDVVAVELDEGRYRQLNGETPDDLDAGDLLKGNTVFQFLAYWMLSYVQTQLGERFDIEPGADMKAAVDLAESLGIDVALVDRDIQTTIQRFWARMTVTEKLRLVGGLAFGVSDPRVAGVIGGLFVGILAGPAIGLFGGAVGITTAILTSVAAGVLVALAVGVVVDQVGTLALSPDQRLYAAVGTGLAAGVAAGVTGVANGVVSTYLGGFPVTAIGGFGIGIGLGLVFGAVLAVAVGAFAGGEVDAEAGGIEELDEADLTDTDVVTMMMEEFRQFSPGGAEALIDERDAFIAHRLVALREAGHDVVAVVGAGHRAGIEGYLRSPSTLPPMEDLVGQETGRGLPWKKAVGYAITVGFVGFFLLLALGGAGNAFLLRLFGAWFLINGIFAFAFAKVAGARWLSAAVGGAVAWLTSINPLLAPGWFTGYVELRSLTVNVADIGALNDLLADETRSAAELVSAMLDVPLFRLIVVVAMTNVGSIVASFLFAAYVIPAMFGAEVGGVEDVGRLLVEGAINGADLVRGAVGGIA